One segment of Mobula birostris isolate sMobBir1 chromosome 29, sMobBir1.hap1, whole genome shotgun sequence DNA contains the following:
- the LOC140190033 gene encoding C3a anaphylatoxin chemotactic receptor-like, with protein MSSSEDHVWALYSAITGNKSHSLQASTILSMITFAITFLLGVPGNSAVIWVTGFKIKSNVHSVCFLNLAVADLTFCLTLPFWMVNVALRGSWVKDDIAFKLLLFCISFNGSASVFLLTVISIFRCLSVTQPVWFRLHLSQCWARVVCSAAWAFAFLICLIALLHKKLKQHFGERTWDMLKVVWAVVIFVIPALIMVVCYFLIVRKLPADNFSKSRKSVRLILTVVVVFIISWFPYHTCSAAIYFFKYFSLLWHDLALSMAFFNSALNPLLYVFVGRKFRHVFKRSLANSLHLAFAELEPELENNLPDNAATTETRV; from the coding sequence ATGTCGAGCAGCGAAGATCACGTCTGGGCCCTATACAGCGCAATCACCGGTAACAAATCGCACAGTCTGCAAGCGTCCACGATCTTGTCCATGATCACCTTCGCCATCACCTTCCTGCTGGGTGTCCCCGGCAACAGCGCAGTCATCTGGGTTACGGGCTTCAAGATAAAAAGCAACGTCCACTCTGTGTGTTTCCTGAACCTCGCCGTGGCGGACCTGACCTTCTGCCTCACCCTGCCCTTCTGGATGGTCAACGTTGCTCTCCGTGGGTCTTGGGTCAAAGATGACATTGCCTTCAAGTTGCTCCTCTTCTGCATCAGCTTCAATGGGTCCGCCAGCGTCTTCCTGTTGACCGTGATCAGCATCTTCCGCTGCCTGTCTGTCACTCAGCCCGTCTGGTTCCGGCTGCATCTTAGCCAGTGTTGGGCGCGTGTGGTATGCAGCGCGGCCTGGGCCTTCGCCTTCCTCATCTGCTTGATCGCCCTACTACATAAGAAGCTAAAACAGCACTTTGGGGAGAGAACCTGGGATATGTTGAAGGTAGTTTGGGCCGTCGTTATCTTCGTCATCCCTGCCCTGATCATGGTCGTCTGCTACTTCCTGATTGTCCGAAAACTACCCGCGGACAACTTCTCCAAGTCCAGGAAATCCGTCCGCCTCATCTTGACCGTGGTCGTTGTCTTTATCATCAGCTGGTTCCCGTACCACACTTGCAGCGCAGCCATATACTTTTTCAAATATTTCAGCCTGCTCTGGCATGACTTGGCACTCAGCATGGCTTTCTTCAACAGCGCCCTCAACCCCCTTCTCTACGTCTTCGTCGGCCGCAAATTCCGCCATGTTTTCAAACGCTCACTAGCCAACTCGCTCCATCTTGCCTTCGCCGAGTTGGAGCCAGAGTtagagaacaatcttcctgataATGCTGCCACAACAGAAACGAGAGTATGA